In the Flavobacterium sp. 90 genome, AAAAGTTTCATTCCAGACTTTACAGAAAAAGACAATATATTTTACAGGAAGGTGACATTTGCACACAATTTAATTTTGTGATCAAAGGTTGTATTAGAACCTATAATGTTGATAAGAAAGGTAACATCCATATCTTAGAATTTGGAACTGAAAATTATTGGATAAACGATCTTGGAAGTTTTCACAGGATGAAACCTTCTACCCTGAATATTGATGCTTTAGAAGATACGGTTGTTTTACAAATAAGTCACGAAGATCTTATCTCACTATATAAACAATTCCCTATTTTCGACCGTATTTTCAGAGTATTAATAGAAAACGGTTTTATTCATTTACAAGAACGTTTATTGCAAAACATTAGTTCAACTGCAGAGGAACGTTATGAATATTTTTTGAATAACTATTCTCAGCTTCTTAACCGTATATCTCAGGTTCAAATAGCGGCTTTCCTGGGTGTAACTCCTGAGTTTTTAAGCCGATTAAGAAACCAGCGCAGCAAGCTTTCCCAAAATTCTTAATCTACATCAAGACTATTTCTTAAACTACATCATTGGATAACCACTATCCACTGTCGGACATTTGTATCAACAAATTATAGTTAACATTAAATAGAAATAGTTATGACACAAAAATCAAAAGTTGCAGTTATCGGTCTGGGAAATATCGGAGCTGCTATTGCTACAAATCTTACAAAAGGAAATCGTTCCGTAATTGTTGCTGATAAAACAATTGAAAAAGCAAACCAGCTTTCTCAAAAATTAGGTAATCTGGTACAACCAGCAACCATTGCTGATGCCATTAAAGAAGCAGATATTGTTGTGTTAGCCATTTATTTTGATCCTATCAAAGAGTTTTTTAAAACCTATGCAACAGAATTACAAGGTAAAATTATTGTAGATCCTTCTAACCCAATTGCTCTTGATGAAAATGGTGGTTTCAAAAAAATAATTGGTTCAGACGAATCGGCTGGACAAATACTTTCTACATTATTACCTAATGGTGCAAAATTAGCAAAAGCACTAGGAACATTAGGAGCAGCATCTCTTGTAAATGCCTCTTTTCAAACTCCCGAAAAAGCAGTTGAGTTTTATACAACTGATGACATCACTATTAATGACGAAATTGAAAATTTAATTCGTGACAATGGTTTTGAACCATTACGAGTTGGAGGTCTTGATCAATCTATTCGTATTGAAGTATTTGGAGACTTACATGAATTTGGTGCATTGGGCAAAACCGTTACGCTAAGTGAAGCTAAACAGGCTGTTTAATTAACTTTTTTCTTTGTTCGAAAAGGGAACAGACTTCGAACAAAAAAATACCCTGAACTAAATACAGTTCGCTAATCCGATATAAAAAATGTTTGACGATGTAAATCTTTGGCTGAAAACCAATATTTCCCAGCATTAATAATATATTATAATTATTTAAAAATACCTGCTTTTAAGAAAAGCAGGTATTTTTTTAATTTAATACTGCTGCATCTAAACAAAAAAATTGATTTTAAAGTAATAATTTTAAGATAGTTTAAGAGTAATTACTACTTTAAATGGCAAACCACATACCTAATAGTGCAGCTGCAACTATCTGACTTGACTACAATATCTTCCAACTTGACTACATGGAACAAAAAACAACTTACGACTTTTGTACTTCATTATAAAAGAATAAAAATGAAAAAACTTATTGAAAAAGTTGTTGTAATTACTGGAGCAAGCAGTGGAATAGGAAAAGCAATTGCATTAAAACTTGCTGAACATGGAGCAAAAGTTGTCCTGGGTGCCCGTAACAAGGATAAACTTGCAGAACTAGCTGATGAAATAGAAAAAACAGCTGGAGAAGTGAAATATGTTGTTATCGATGTTAAGAAAAAAGAAGATTTAGATGTTTTAATTCATACAGCAGTTAGTTTTTACGGTAGATTGGACGTGCTTATAAACAATGCCGGCATGAGTGAACTTAGCAGAATTGATGATTTAGATATTGATGGCTGGGAAGAAATGATTGATGTAAATATTAAAGGTGTTCTCTATGGAATAGCTGCTGCAATTCCTGTTTTTAAGCAGCAAAAATCTGGACATATTATCAATATAATCTCGACATCGGGAATAAAAATTGTACCCATGCAAGGCGTTTATGCAGGAACGAAAAATGCGGTGCGTACTATAACAGAAGCATTTAGACAAGAGTCAAATGGAGAAATACGTATTACAGGAATTTCTCCCGGATTTGTAAAAACAGATTTTGCAGAAAATATTAAAAATGATGTGATGAAATCTGTTATTAAAGAGAATATGGAAAAAATGGCCATCAGCCCAAATGCTGTTGCTAATGCTGTACTTTATGCAATTGAGCAGCCTGCCGATGTTGAAATAGGAGATATAGTTATCCGCCCGGCAGTACAGAATTAAATTTGCCTGTCGCATACAAAATTAAGTTGTACATTTATGGTTAAGATGAAACACGATAACTCAAATATGCTGGCTTTTTCAAGTATTTCTCAATTGATGCAGTATCTTGAACAACCCTCTCCAAAACATCCACTTATAGTTCTGGTAAATTATGATGAAGCGGCAGCAACTGTGTTTGAAAAAAACCAAAAGATTTGTATTGATTTTTATAAAATTTCATTTAAAACCAATTTTAAAGGACGTGTAAAATATGGACAAGGATATTATGATTTTGAGGAAGGCGGTTTAGCTTTTTTAAAACCAAAACAAGTTGTATTTTCTTCAGATAATCCAGACAGCTATCAAGGTTATTCACTCTACTTTCACCCTGACTTCATAAGAAATTACCCTTTAGGAAGTTCTATAACACAATATGGCTTTTTTTCTTACGCTGTTTCAGAAGGATTGTTTTTATCTGCAAAAGAAAAGGAAATAATCCGAAATTTATTTGATACAATAGGCACTGAATTAGAAAACAATATCGATCATTTTAGTCAGGATGTTCTGGTTTCGCAAATAGAATTGTTACTGAATTATAGTAATCGTTTTTACAATCGCCAATTTATTACCCGAAAAACGCTAAACCATGACATCATAACTGCATTAGACCATTTATTAGAGGTATATTTTACAAAAAATATCACTTCAGAACAGGGTTTACCATCTGTAGAATACTTCAGTACTCAGTTAAATTTATCGCCGCGTTACTTAAGTGATCTTTTAGGTTCAGTTACAGGTCAAAATACGCAGCAATATATTCAGGACAAACTAATTAATCAGTCTAAAGACCTACTTAGTTCCACTTCATTATCTGTAGCGGAGATTGCCTACAAATTAGGATTTGAACATCCACAATCTTTCAATAAACTTTTTAAAACCAAAACGAATCAATCTCCTTTGCAATATAGGGAATCTTTTAACTGATCAATTGTATTATAAATATGCCTAGGGAATAGATATAATACAAAAATCAAACGCTATTTTGACCGGGATTTACATCCTTCTTTTTTACTTCTTTTGATTATAAAATTTAAACCGTTTGATGTTTTAATCTCTATTTTGTAAGTAGTAACTAGTCCGTTATTTTTGTAAACTTCGATTCTAATCTTGAAAAATCAAATCAATTACAGCATAAATTCCAGTTCTTTTTAAATCATTTATAAAATGACTTATAACTTGTATCGCAGAGGTCACAAAAAAATCCCATTTCTAACGAAACGGGATTTTTTTATGCTTCTTTTTTCTTCTACTTCAAATCAATATCAACCTTATCAATTATTCCTGTAAACTTAAATGGAAGTTTATAGGATTTTGCAACCGGAGATCCTGTATCTTCTCCAATTCCGAAAGTATCGATTCCAAAACGAGCCGCGACGGTTTTATCGATTCTGCCTTCTCCGACTAACTTATCGTTAATATAAAGTTTTCCGGTTCCGCCTTTTCCGGTTCCCCCTCCATCATAAGCAAAATCAAATCTGACCGTACTTTTTCCCAATGGCAATGATTCTTTCGAAGTAATCACGTAACGGTTATCATCAAAATAATTATAATGATACACCAGTTTTCCGTTCTGTACATAAAAAACAAATCCTGCTGAACTTCCACCAGAAGCCACAATAACACCGCTGTCTGATTTTGATTTTAGTTCAATTTCAGCCGTAATACTGTGCGATTTATTTTTAGTATTCGGAGAAGCTGTTTCTGCCAGTCTGATTGCCCCTGAATAAAAAGTAAAATGCTTACGTTTAGGATCAGACGGAGTAGGTTTCGGCGAAATCAATCTGCCTGTTCCTCTGTCATCTAACGGATAGACATTATATTTCTTTGCTTCTTCCTCAAAAATTGCCTTTAATTCTTTCAATTTTTCAGGATTTTTCTTTGCTAAATCAACAGATTCACTGTAATCTTCATCAATATTATAAAGTTCCCATTTGTCTTTATCCCAATTTCCAGGTGCAAAGTCCTGTTTCCAGGGAAAAGTATGCTGGGCAGCAGCAACCCAGCCATTATCATAAATGGCTCTGTTGCTAAAAATCTCAAAATATTGTCTGGTTCTAACAGGTTTAGCGTTTTTATCTGCAAAAGTCGATAAGAAAGAAACACCATCCATAGGTTTTTGCTCTACGCCATCAACGGTTTTTGGAGCCGGAAGATGAGAAGCCTCTAAAATTGTAGGAAGCACATCTATTAAATGAACAAACTGACTGCGCATCCCGCCTTTATCTTTAATTACTTTTGGCCAGCTTACAACCATTGGGTTTCGGCTTCCGCCAAAGTGAGAAGCTACTTGTTTTACCCATTGAAAAGGCGCATTTCCTGCCCACGCCCATCCTACAGGATAATGCGGTTCTGTATCAGGATCACCAATTTGATCTAAATGTTTTAAGTTATCAGCCAAAGGTGTTGCTATACCGCTCAATGCTTTTATCTCATTTACCGTTCCTTCCATTCCTCCTTCTGAACTTGCTCCGTTGTCCCCTACTATATAAAATATCAACGTATTATCGGCATCCGGAAGTTTATTAATAGCTTCTAAAAGCCTTCCTGTTTCATGATCCGCAAACGAAAGATATCCGGCATAATTTTCCATTAAACGTGCAAATAATTTTTTCTGATCTTCCGAAAGTTTGTCCCAAGGCGTAACCCAGTCCGGTCTTGGAGTAAGTTTTGTTCCTGGCGGAATAATTCCCATTTTCAACTGGCGCTCGTAAGTCTCTTGTCTTACAACATCCCAGCCTTTGTCAAATTGACCTCTAAATTTTTCGCGCCATTCTTTTGGTGCATGATGCGGAGCGTGTGCAGCACCGGGAGCAAAATACATCATGACTGGCTTTTGAGGTGCAACCGATTTACTGTATTGCAGCCAGTTAATTGCTCTATCTGTCATATCCGTCATAAAATGATAACCTTGTTCAGGAGATTTATCCGGCTCAACCGCTTTTGTGTTTTCAAAAAGAACCGGGTAATACTGATGTGTTTCTCCTGCATTAAATCCATAAAAATAATCAAATCCTAAACCCGTAGGCCAGCGGTCAAAAGGACCAGCCACTGAAGTCTCCCAATCTGGTGTATTATGATTTTTTCCAAACCAACTCGTACTATACCCATTTCCTTTTAAAATTCTGCCTGATGTTGCAGTAGTTTTTGGAATCATGCAATTATAACTCGGATACCCAGTCGCCCATTCCGCCAAAAAGCCTGAACCAGCATTGTGATGATTTCTTCCTGTCAATAACGCAGCTCTGGAAGGCCCACAAATCGAAGTAGTATGAAATCTATTGTATTTTAAGCCATTAGCCGCAAGCTTATCCAATTCTGGAGTAGGAACTGGTCCGCCAAAAGTACTTACTTGTCCAAAACCAACATCATCTAAAAGTATGATTATCACATTTGGCGCTCCTTGCGGAGGTGTAACAAGTTTTGGCCATTCTTCTTTTGAATCTTTATAAGTTTCTCCAATTTTACCGCCAAAAGGAGGTTCTGGAATTGGCAATGTAGTCCGGTCTAATTCTCCAGAATCTGTTTTTTCTGTTACGGAATCCGTTTTCTGAGATTGATTACAGCTGAAAAAAAATACAGCCAAAATCAAAAGCAGTTTTGGGTAAGTAAAGTGTTTCATATTTCTAAATTTTGTGACAACACTAATTTACAAACATGGCAATTACAAAAAATTTTATAAATGTTGCAAATTATAATCTGCAACAAACTTTTTTTAAACTATAGTTAAGTCATCCTTAAACTAAAATCACAAATTCTTATATTATCTTATAAATTCACTTGCAAATAGGCTAATTTCTTCAAATCTTCCCAAAAATGGTTTGTATGAACTTTTCATAATATCGTTTTTAAATTTAGATTACGGATATTTTTCTATCTTTGAAATTCAGGATTTTTATCCGAATGGCTTTACATTTGGGCCTTTAGAAAATTGATATTCATTATGGAACAGAAAATACATCAGGGAAGAAACGTAAAACGATTCAGAGAAATGCTTGGAGTCAAACAAGATGCATTGGCTTTTGATTTGGGAAATGACTGGAATCAGAAGAAAATTTCTATACTGGAGCAGAAAGATATTATTGAAGATGGTCTGTTGAAACAAATTTCGGCAGTATTAAGAATCCCTGTTGAAGCTTTTCAAAATTTTGATGAAGAGCAAGCAGTTAATATTATTTCTAATACATTTGGAGAACACGCCTTTACTAATTCATTTAATGGAACACTTAATATCCATCCAATTGACAAATTGATTCAACTTCACGAAGAAAAAATTGTGCTATACGAGCGAATGTTGAAAGAAAAAGAGGAAATGATGGCAAGACTTGAAAAATTACTTGATAAATAATCTATATTTAAAGATATAATAATTCAAAAAAAGAGACTAGAAAGTCTCTTTTTTTTGATAGTATTTACCCGTGCTGGCGCGAGTGCAATGTCATTAAGTTAAGCTTTTTTGAACTATAATTTTTATAAAAACGCAAAGTCGCGAAATGACAAAACCTTTGCGATTTCGCGACTTTGCGTGAGATTTATGCGATATAGTATTAAAAATATTTTTCCTTAACTTAATGACATTGCGCGCTAGCGAGCAAATTCAGAAAACATTCAGACAACTTTAACCAAAAACCAAATCATTAATAAACAAATGAACCAAAGAGAAACTGATTTAATTACAATAAAAAAATTTATAGCCGAGAAAGACGGTGATGGATTTTTTAATAGCAAAATTTCTTTTATTCACGTCTATGAAGACGATGAAGAAATTCTTTTACTTCTTTGTCAAATCTTCGAATCTGACTGGCATAAAGATCATGAATATATGGCGAGGGATTTTCAGGAAATTTCAAATCCTCTTACGGCAGAATCTTTATTTAAAGTAGCATTTTCTGATTTTGAATACCTTAGATGGAATGAATACTTTCCTTTGCAAAGAAAATGTACTTGGGCACTTGCCGACATTGGTACTAATGAAGCTAAAAAATATTTAGAACAAATAGAAGAACAAGCCAATGAAACAATAGCTAAATACGCCATCAAAAGACTAGACTTATGGGATTTTGAATTCAGAAGAAAAGTTTCTGTCTTAGGAGAATCAAGCTATAAAGGTTTTGCGATAGCGCTTGAAAGTTATTCGGAAAGGCTAAAAGAATTACCCCAAAATGGACAAAATATCATAGGATATCTAATGAAAAACCTTCATACTATTGATACTCCGCCATATAATTATATAGCAAAGGAATATATTGTATTATATCTTGTTAATGAAAAAAGTACAGCTGCTTCTATTATAGAAAGCCAAGATCGTGAGAAACCTGATTATAGTAGTTTGAAAGCAAATTCATTACAACAAAGTTTTCTATCAATAATACACAATTACAACTCGAGAGAAAAAGAAAATCAAGAAAGTGTATTGGCTATTTGGATAAAAAAAGAGGTCTTTAAAGAGATTTTACAAAAAGTAACACCAAATTGGAATCCCGATTATGATTATTTTGGAAAAGAACTCGAAAGGCAAACCATACAACTTGATTTAAAGGAAGAAGATTTTGAGAAATTGATAAAAGAAAATATTGAATTTGTATTCGACATTTCTGATTTTATTAAAGAACAAAAACAATATATCAGCCAAAATCAGATCGATAAACTAATGCTTCCAAAAGAAAGGATAGTTGATTTTGAAACACCCGAACTCATCGATGAGAGATGGATGTAAACAACTTTAACCTCACAAAAACAGAACATAACTAAATTATTTAGTGACAAAACGCAAAAGCTTCGGAGAAATCCGGAGCTTTTTTTTGCTCATAATCTTACTGATTTCAAGGAATCACAAATCGAACACAACTAACTAACAACCAATATCTTAAATAAATCAAAAAAGGGGAATTTTCCCCTTTTCTGGTACACTTACATTTATCTAATTTAGTCAAATCTTAAAAGCCCTGTTAATCACAAGTTTAAAGCACAGTCAGAAGCCCCAATTCTAATTACACTCTGCGCCTCTTATTCCTTTCCATACATTTCAATTAGTATTTATAATAAATTTTATCCAAAGATGATTTTTGAAGTAATACAAATAATTTCAGAACAAGTAAACAACTATCTCGAAGAAATTGGGTTAGAGAAATCTATTGTCCCTGAAAATATTGCTTTTTTAGAATCTCAAAAAGACGATACAGGCGAAGTATTAAAAGATGGCGTGGCACTTACCGTAATCAATTTAGCCGAAGAAGCTACTTTAAAAAACTTCCCAAATCATAGTACTGAAAATACTAAAACAATTTACAAAAACAGTGTCATCAATTTAAATCTCTATATCCTTTTTAGTGCAAATAGAGATAAATACGTCAATTCTCTTAAGGATATTTCGAAAATTATTGAGTTTTTTCAGGGGAAAAAGCTTTTTACTCAAGCCAATACCATCTTTAACAGAAACAGCAGCGCAATGAGCAATGTAGACAACTTTAGATTTACGGTTGAGCTCTACACTCCCACTTTTGAAGAATTAAATTATATCTGGGGAACATTGGGTGGAAAACAGCTTCCATCGGCTTTATATAAAGTGAGCATGATACAAATTGAGCGCAATATTACCCAGGCAGAAGGACAGCTTATTGGTGAATTTTCAGGTGTAACCAAAAGAAAAGAATAGTCATGAGTTATTCTAGTACATACGGATTGTTATTTGAAGTAACGCTTCTTCACAATTATTTTTTGAATAATGGAGAAAAAACTTTTGCAAGCATGCCTCCTGCTGATCAGGAAAAAATGCTTCAGCAATTTAATACAGACGCATTTTCGACAATAACACCAACTTTGGAAACCAATTCTGTACTCAAAAACTACAAAATGGTATTCAAAAAAACTAAAACAGGTTTCAGTATATACATCAAAGTCAAAGAAGCAAATGCATTCGACCCATTTATAGAAGTCCCTGTTGATTTGAACTTGAATTTTTTAATCAAAATTAATGACTATCAATTTGAAAATTATACTAATCTTGATTTTGCTCCTACTCAGGTATATCTTTTCAGTAATGTAAAACCATTAACTGAACCGGTTTCGTTTAAATATCTTCCAAAAATAAATGACAACAAACTTATTTCAAATGCCTATTTAGTATCTGAAAAAACTACTGTCAATTTAATTTCTACACTTCAGCCATCAGAACAGCAAGGTGTTTTTGGGCTTATTTCATTAACCGCAAAAGGCGACAATATTTTGGGGAATATTGTAGACGAATTTGGAAAATTGATAAGTCCAAATTTTAAAATTCATTTTGATAATCGAAAAACACTTTGGAAATATATCAACCGTAAAGCAGGAACCATAATCGAAACCAAAACCGTAAAACCACTAACACGCTCCGGTTTTGTAGAAATTGACCCGCTTAATGACTTTGATCCTTCAGAACCGGCAGAAAGTCAATACCCAAATCCATCTGTAAAATCAATACTAAAAATCGATAGTGATTACTATTCAGAAATATTTATTTAATAATTAAAAAACAATTCAATTATGGCAACAACTTACAAAACGCCTGGAGTATATGTTGAGGAAATCGTAAAGTTTCCCCCTTCTGTTGCCCAGGTAGAGACAGCGATTCCTGCTTTTATTGGCTATACAGAAAAAGCCACTAACAAGATTAATGGAGATTTGAAATTGAAACCAACAAGAATAACATCTCTTTTGGAGTACGAACGTTTTTTTGGCTTTGCAAAACCAGAGACAACAATTAGTGTTACCATTAATGATATAGTTGATAATGGCACGACAGCAAGAACTGTTATTGTAAATCAACCATCGAGCAGACAGCCTTTTTTGATGTATTATTCGCTGCAATTGTTTTTTGCAAATGGCGGTGGTCCATGTTACATTATATCAGTTGGCCGTTATGGCGATGATTTGGATGACGCTGACGCAAAAGTAACCTCTATAAATGATAGTTCACAATTAAAAAAAGGTTTGCTTGAACTAGAAAAAATGGATGAACCTACACTTATCCTTTTTCCGGATGCTACTCAAGTAACCGGTATCAATACAACTGATTTTTATGGCTTGTATAATGATGCCTTAAACCAATGTAGAAATCTGCAGGATCGTTTTACAATAATTGACACGCTTAGCTATGATGCTACCAGCCCAACAGATACAAACGTTGACGACTTGAGAGGAGTTATTAGTTCAGAGAAAGATACTTTAAAATATGGAGCTGCTTATTATCCGCATTTAGAGACTATTCTGGATTACAGATACAATGCAAGCGAAATTATGATTAAGCATTTTACCTCGCCTACGCCTAATGCAATGTCAACTGTATTGAGCGATTTATCAGGTTCAAAAAATGCAATTGTACCATTAATCAACAAATTAAAAACAGTTCCGGGAACAAATGATAATCTAACCGGAAGTATAGCCGACGTTTTGAAGTTTATTGAATCAACAAACGGCTTTAGTAATGCAGCAGCAACTGCAGCGGCAAAAGCAGTTATCACCGGAGGAGGAACACAAGCAGATGCAGATGCCGCAGCTGCAGCCGCAGGAACTTTTACGGTGGCAAAAAACAATGACTTTATACTCTTATTCGAAGCTTTGAATAAAGATCTCGCCAATCTTATAGGAGAAAAAGAAAAAATTAAAAAAGCAGCATTAGCAGCAATAGCTTCTGATGAAGAAGATCAACCAACCAGAGACGCTATTACGGCAGCTTTAAAAACGCTCACTGATCCTTTTGAATTGGACGATAAAATTGAAAGCGTTAAAACCAATTTGGCTGATTTATTAGGAAAAGCAAAAACTGCAAATAACAAAGTAAAAATAACAGCAAATATTAAAGGAGCGCCAGGTGTTCCAACGGTACTATCTGAAATTGCAAAAATCTTGCATTTCACAGCACCGGATTCTATCCTTGACTTGCCTGTAGCTATTACCTTTGATGTTGATCTTTTTGCACCTATTGCAGCTAATATTGATGCAATTACTGCTGCTGTAACACTCGCAAAACCAAATGATACAAATAACGGCGCCATGAATGGTCGTTTTCTGGCAGATATTACAGAGCTTGATAACGTAACCTACAATAAAATACTTTCCGAAATTTCTAATCTTTCTATAACGCTGCCGCCAA is a window encoding:
- a CDS encoding Crp/Fnr family transcriptional regulator, producing the protein MNKIGSITSVEPLLDYFKKKGYVLNDREKDLVKEKFHSRLYRKRQYILQEGDICTQFNFVIKGCIRTYNVDKKGNIHILEFGTENYWINDLGSFHRMKPSTLNIDALEDTVVLQISHEDLISLYKQFPIFDRIFRVLIENGFIHLQERLLQNISSTAEERYEYFLNNYSQLLNRISQVQIAAFLGVTPEFLSRLRNQRSKLSQNS
- a CDS encoding NAD(P)-binding domain-containing protein gives rise to the protein MTQKSKVAVIGLGNIGAAIATNLTKGNRSVIVADKTIEKANQLSQKLGNLVQPATIADAIKEADIVVLAIYFDPIKEFFKTYATELQGKIIVDPSNPIALDENGGFKKIIGSDESAGQILSTLLPNGAKLAKALGTLGAASLVNASFQTPEKAVEFYTTDDITINDEIENLIRDNGFEPLRVGGLDQSIRIEVFGDLHEFGALGKTVTLSEAKQAV
- a CDS encoding SDR family oxidoreductase, which translates into the protein MKKLIEKVVVITGASSGIGKAIALKLAEHGAKVVLGARNKDKLAELADEIEKTAGEVKYVVIDVKKKEDLDVLIHTAVSFYGRLDVLINNAGMSELSRIDDLDIDGWEEMIDVNIKGVLYGIAAAIPVFKQQKSGHIINIISTSGIKIVPMQGVYAGTKNAVRTITEAFRQESNGEIRITGISPGFVKTDFAENIKNDVMKSVIKENMEKMAISPNAVANAVLYAIEQPADVEIGDIVIRPAVQN
- a CDS encoding AraC family transcriptional regulator, yielding MKHDNSNMLAFSSISQLMQYLEQPSPKHPLIVLVNYDEAAATVFEKNQKICIDFYKISFKTNFKGRVKYGQGYYDFEEGGLAFLKPKQVVFSSDNPDSYQGYSLYFHPDFIRNYPLGSSITQYGFFSYAVSEGLFLSAKEKEIIRNLFDTIGTELENNIDHFSQDVLVSQIELLLNYSNRFYNRQFITRKTLNHDIITALDHLLEVYFTKNITSEQGLPSVEYFSTQLNLSPRYLSDLLGSVTGQNTQQYIQDKLINQSKDLLSSTSLSVAEIAYKLGFEHPQSFNKLFKTKTNQSPLQYRESFN
- a CDS encoding arylsulfatase — its product is MKHFTYPKLLLILAVFFFSCNQSQKTDSVTEKTDSGELDRTTLPIPEPPFGGKIGETYKDSKEEWPKLVTPPQGAPNVIIILLDDVGFGQVSTFGGPVPTPELDKLAANGLKYNRFHTTSICGPSRAALLTGRNHHNAGSGFLAEWATGYPSYNCMIPKTTATSGRILKGNGYSTSWFGKNHNTPDWETSVAGPFDRWPTGLGFDYFYGFNAGETHQYYPVLFENTKAVEPDKSPEQGYHFMTDMTDRAINWLQYSKSVAPQKPVMMYFAPGAAHAPHHAPKEWREKFRGQFDKGWDVVRQETYERQLKMGIIPPGTKLTPRPDWVTPWDKLSEDQKKLFARLMENYAGYLSFADHETGRLLEAINKLPDADNTLIFYIVGDNGASSEGGMEGTVNEIKALSGIATPLADNLKHLDQIGDPDTEPHYPVGWAWAGNAPFQWVKQVASHFGGSRNPMVVSWPKVIKDKGGMRSQFVHLIDVLPTILEASHLPAPKTVDGVEQKPMDGVSFLSTFADKNAKPVRTRQYFEIFSNRAIYDNGWVAAAQHTFPWKQDFAPGNWDKDKWELYNIDEDYSESVDLAKKNPEKLKELKAIFEEEAKKYNVYPLDDRGTGRLISPKPTPSDPKRKHFTFYSGAIRLAETASPNTKNKSHSITAEIELKSKSDSGVIVASGGSSAGFVFYVQNGKLVYHYNYFDDNRYVITSKESLPLGKSTVRFDFAYDGGGTGKGGTGKLYINDKLVGEGRIDKTVAARFGIDTFGIGEDTGSPVAKSYKLPFKFTGIIDKVDIDLK
- a CDS encoding helix-turn-helix domain-containing protein — encoded protein: MEQKIHQGRNVKRFREMLGVKQDALAFDLGNDWNQKKISILEQKDIIEDGLLKQISAVLRIPVEAFQNFDEEQAVNIISNTFGEHAFTNSFNGTLNIHPIDKLIQLHEEKIVLYERMLKEKEEMMARLEKLLDK
- a CDS encoding DUF4291 family protein, translating into MNQRETDLITIKKFIAEKDGDGFFNSKISFIHVYEDDEEILLLLCQIFESDWHKDHEYMARDFQEISNPLTAESLFKVAFSDFEYLRWNEYFPLQRKCTWALADIGTNEAKKYLEQIEEQANETIAKYAIKRLDLWDFEFRRKVSVLGESSYKGFAIALESYSERLKELPQNGQNIIGYLMKNLHTIDTPPYNYIAKEYIVLYLVNEKSTAASIIESQDREKPDYSSLKANSLQQSFLSIIHNYNSREKENQESVLAIWIKKEVFKEILQKVTPNWNPDYDYFGKELERQTIQLDLKEEDFEKLIKENIEFVFDISDFIKEQKQYISQNQIDKLMLPKERIVDFETPELIDERWM
- a CDS encoding DUF4255 domain-containing protein encodes the protein MIFEVIQIISEQVNNYLEEIGLEKSIVPENIAFLESQKDDTGEVLKDGVALTVINLAEEATLKNFPNHSTENTKTIYKNSVINLNLYILFSANRDKYVNSLKDISKIIEFFQGKKLFTQANTIFNRNSSAMSNVDNFRFTVELYTPTFEELNYIWGTLGGKQLPSALYKVSMIQIERNITQAEGQLIGEFSGVTKRKE
- a CDS encoding phage tail sheath C-terminal domain-containing protein, coding for MATTYKTPGVYVEEIVKFPPSVAQVETAIPAFIGYTEKATNKINGDLKLKPTRITSLLEYERFFGFAKPETTISVTINDIVDNGTTARTVIVNQPSSRQPFLMYYSLQLFFANGGGPCYIISVGRYGDDLDDADAKVTSINDSSQLKKGLLELEKMDEPTLILFPDATQVTGINTTDFYGLYNDALNQCRNLQDRFTIIDTLSYDATSPTDTNVDDLRGVISSEKDTLKYGAAYYPHLETILDYRYNASEIMIKHFTSPTPNAMSTVLSDLSGSKNAIVPLINKLKTVPGTNDNLTGSIADVLKFIESTNGFSNAAATAAAKAVITGGGTQADADAAAAAAGTFTVAKNNDFILLFEALNKDLANLIGEKEKIKKAALAAIASDEEDQPTRDAITAALKTLTDPFELDDKIESVKTNLADLLGKAKTANNKVKITANIKGAPGVPTVLSEIAKILHFTAPDSILDLPVAITFDVDLFAPIAANIDAITAAVTLAKPNDTNNGAMNGRFLADITELDNVTYNKILSEISNLSITLPPSSAIAGIYARVDSDRGVWKAPANVSLNYVITPTVKITNNIQDGLNIDTVAGKSINAIRTFTGKGTLVWGSRTLAGNDSEWRYVPVRRFFNMAEESIKKASEQFVFEPNDANTWIRVRAMIENFLILQWRAGALAGAKPEQAFYVRIGLGQTMSAVDILDGKMIIEIGLAVVRPAEFIILRFSHKMQES